A region from the Halonatronomonas betaini genome encodes:
- a CDS encoding SLC13 family permease — protein sequence MLSIIGSMLVLFVWEPIRIDLIAILIPVVLVILRPWTGVDGETAISGFANSATITIMAMFILSEGIQNSGVIQLLKDKIIKLTGSSEARQVGVISAISGSVAGFLNNTPVVAVFIPMVTDLGRTTKVSPSKLLIPLSYASTMGGVLTLIGTSINLIASDISSDLIGRPFRFFEFTPLGIVVLLTGVIYFSTIGRKILPDRVKPEDDLVHEYEMDLFMAQVVVEKDSPLIGKSVKESLSKSELDMDLIMITRNGDEFIEPLEAKQIKAGDQLIIRSDRETLRKLIGRQGLKIVPEDLAVKESQLQKPTQGRKLVETVITNGSIFANQTLAEINFANRYDCSILAIRRGSELSHYKLDEMELKPGDVLLMLVNEQTLRRLRNRRDIIVAREMEKEDYTQEKIPITLGIMFGVIFLAVFEIIPISISALGGVLAMVLTGCVNPAKMYEAVNWEIIILVAGLIPLGAAMEATGTAEFLAGHILNLTGNLPPIIILAIFYLFTALITNLVSNRASIVIMLPVAVDAAVRLGVEPFSFIMAVTFAASTAYLTPIGNQVHLMVYGPGNYEFSDFFKVGFPLQIILTFVITIGIALIWGV from the coding sequence ATGTTATCTATTATTGGATCGATGCTTGTTTTATTTGTCTGGGAGCCGATAAGAATAGATTTAATTGCTATTTTAATTCCAGTTGTTCTGGTTATTTTAAGGCCCTGGACAGGAGTTGATGGTGAGACTGCAATTAGTGGTTTTGCTAATAGTGCAACGATTACTATTATGGCAATGTTTATTCTTAGTGAAGGCATACAAAATAGTGGTGTTATACAATTATTAAAAGATAAGATCATAAAACTGACTGGCAGCAGTGAAGCCAGACAGGTGGGTGTTATTTCTGCTATTTCAGGATCTGTCGCTGGTTTCTTAAATAATACACCTGTGGTTGCTGTATTTATTCCGATGGTGACAGATTTAGGCAGGACAACAAAGGTTTCTCCATCAAAGTTATTAATACCTTTATCTTATGCTTCTACAATGGGTGGAGTCTTAACATTAATTGGAACATCAATTAATTTGATTGCAAGTGATATCTCTTCTGATTTAATTGGCCGACCTTTTAGATTTTTTGAATTTACGCCACTTGGAATTGTTGTATTACTTACTGGAGTTATTTATTTTTCGACTATAGGCCGTAAGATTTTGCCTGATAGAGTAAAACCAGAAGATGACCTTGTTCATGAATATGAAATGGATCTATTTATGGCTCAGGTAGTTGTTGAGAAAGACTCGCCTTTAATAGGCAAAAGTGTGAAAGAGAGCCTCTCTAAAAGTGAGCTTGATATGGATCTGATTATGATCACCCGAAATGGCGATGAGTTTATTGAACCCCTTGAAGCCAAGCAGATAAAAGCTGGAGATCAATTAATTATAAGGTCTGATAGAGAAACATTGAGAAAACTGATTGGACGACAGGGGCTAAAAATAGTTCCAGAAGATCTTGCAGTTAAAGAATCTCAATTACAGAAACCGACTCAGGGTAGAAAGTTAGTAGAAACTGTAATTACTAATGGTTCAATATTTGCCAATCAGACTCTGGCTGAGATTAATTTTGCCAATAGATATGACTGTAGCATCCTTGCAATTAGAAGAGGTAGCGAGTTATCTCATTACAAACTGGATGAAATGGAACTTAAACCAGGTGATGTTCTTTTAATGCTTGTTAATGAACAGACTTTAAGAAGACTTAGAAATAGGCGTGATATAATTGTAGCCAGAGAAATGGAAAAAGAGGATTATACTCAGGAAAAGATACCGATTACCCTGGGAATAATGTTTGGAGTTATTTTTCTAGCTGTCTTCGAAATTATACCGATATCTATTTCTGCACTTGGTGGAGTGCTGGCCATGGTTTTAACTGGCTGTGTTAATCCAGCTAAAATGTATGAAGCAGTAAACTGGGAGATTATAATCCTTGTTGCTGGCTTAATTCCATTAGGAGCAGCCATGGAAGCTACTGGTACTGCAGAATTCCTTGCCGGCCATATTTTGAATTTAACCGGTAATTTACCGCCGATTATTATACTTGCGATTTTTTATCTCTTTACTGCTTTGATTACTAATTTAGTCAGTAATCGGGCAAGTATTGTAATTATGCTGCCGGTGGCTGTTGATGCAGCAGTCAGGCTGGGAGTTGAGCCATTTTCGTTTATCATGGCTGTCACATTTGCCGCCAGTACTGCTTATTTAACTCCGATAGGAAATCAGGTACATTTAATGGTATACGGTCCTGGTAATTATGAATTTAGTGATTTCTTTAAAGTTGGTTTTCCTCTCCAAATTATACTGACTTTTGTTATTACAATTGGAATTGCTTTGATCTGGGGAGTATAG
- a CDS encoding FmdB family zinc ribbon protein, producing the protein MPNYSFKCRDCENTSSITAKISEVGDGLEAECPECGSNDTYQSFDGIGIMSCNSSGRAAFS; encoded by the coding sequence ATGCCAAATTATAGTTTTAAATGTCGTGATTGTGAGAATACATCTTCGATTACTGCTAAGATTTCTGAGGTCGGAGATGGATTAGAGGCTGAATGTCCTGAATGTGGAAGTAATGATACTTACCAGAGTTTTGATGGTATCGGTATTATGAGTTGTAATTCTTCAGGGAGAGCAGCATTTAGTTGA
- a CDS encoding DUF885 domain-containing protein, translating to MDEKEFYRFGDEIIDRFMERWPVVATQLGFHEQDDMLADYREQSIWDFYERLESKLEELKNFNRSSFSKEAEIDYILLRQLLKSLIRDHKNNLPYQKNPNNYIDEVFSGIMSLIMKDFAPLDVRLKAALGRMKQVPDLFDQARKNLVPERVPPVWIDLSLQQLQMAPGLFTELLPGIAGAEFPGLKDEFDKYGEKAARAAVDFQSYLKDELGNKAKGEFAVGEEYFNQLLKENHLVDYDVSELLEIGQEIFAETEMALEKLAGQIAPGKSVDQILDEAKSDHPEAKELLAKYRESMEASRNFVEKQGIATIPEAESLRIIETPGYLRPIIPYAAYIQPEIFSDNLEGLFLVTPVDMNASEEKQEAKLRGHYNAKLPITTLHEGYPGHHLQLSWAKLENSNIRKLGSFLSTLFVEGWAFYCEGMMEDLGYINRPIQKLGRLSDQLWRAGRIILDVKLHCQGMSVDSAVDFLVNECRLERDDARTEVIRYTTSPTQPQSYLMGKREITKIIEDYRLKEPELPLKRMHDNILKAGSLPPELLRKELEL from the coding sequence ATGGATGAAAAAGAATTCTATCGATTTGGTGATGAGATTATTGATAGATTTATGGAACGCTGGCCAGTTGTTGCCACCCAATTAGGTTTTCATGAACAGGATGATATGCTTGCTGATTACAGGGAACAGTCAATCTGGGATTTTTATGAGAGATTGGAAAGTAAATTAGAGGAACTGAAAAACTTTAATAGGTCTTCTTTTAGTAAAGAGGCAGAGATAGATTATATTCTTTTAAGGCAGTTGTTAAAATCTTTGATCAGGGATCATAAAAATAATCTGCCCTATCAGAAGAACCCAAATAATTATATTGATGAGGTTTTTTCCGGGATTATGTCTCTTATTATGAAAGACTTTGCTCCTCTGGATGTAAGACTTAAGGCGGCTTTAGGTAGAATGAAGCAGGTGCCTGATTTATTTGATCAGGCCAGGAAAAACCTGGTTCCTGAAAGGGTGCCGCCAGTCTGGATTGATTTAAGTTTGCAGCAATTGCAGATGGCTCCTGGATTATTTACAGAATTATTACCTGGAATTGCTGGAGCGGAGTTTCCAGGATTAAAGGATGAATTTGATAAATATGGCGAGAAGGCAGCAAGGGCTGCTGTTGATTTTCAATCTTATCTAAAGGATGAATTAGGCAATAAAGCTAAAGGTGAGTTTGCAGTTGGTGAGGAATATTTTAATCAACTACTAAAGGAAAATCACTTAGTTGATTATGATGTCTCTGAGTTACTTGAAATTGGACAGGAGATCTTTGCTGAGACCGAGATGGCTTTAGAGAAGCTGGCAGGTCAGATTGCTCCTGGTAAATCAGTTGATCAGATATTGGATGAGGCTAAATCAGATCATCCTGAAGCAAAAGAACTGCTTGCAAAATATAGAGAATCGATGGAGGCCAGTAGAAATTTTGTTGAAAAGCAGGGTATTGCTACAATACCAGAAGCAGAAAGCCTGAGGATAATAGAAACACCAGGATATTTAAGGCCGATAATTCCGTATGCTGCCTATATTCAACCAGAAATATTTTCTGATAATCTTGAAGGGCTCTTTTTGGTAACGCCAGTAGATATGAATGCATCTGAGGAAAAACAGGAAGCAAAATTAAGGGGACATTATAATGCTAAGTTGCCGATAACAACTCTCCATGAAGGTTATCCTGGCCATCACCTTCAATTATCATGGGCTAAATTAGAAAATAGTAATATTAGAAAATTAGGTTCTTTTTTATCAACTTTATTTGTTGAGGGCTGGGCCTTTTATTGTGAGGGTATGATGGAGGATTTAGGATATATTAATCGACCGATTCAGAAGTTAGGCAGGTTATCTGATCAGCTCTGGCGGGCAGGAAGAATTATTCTGGATGTAAAGCTCCACTGCCAGGGGATGTCTGTTGATTCAGCTGTAGATTTTTTAGTAAATGAATGTCGTCTTGAAAGAGATGATGCCAGGACTGAGGTTATCAGGTATACAACTTCACCGACTCAGCCCCAATCTTATTTGATGGGAAAGAGGGAGATAACAAAGATTATTGAAGATTATCGCTTAAAAGAGCCAGAGTTACCTCTTAAGAGAATGCATGATAATATATTAAAAGCTGGTTCATTACCTCCTGAATTATTAAGAAAAGAATTGGAGCTATAA
- a CDS encoding MFS transporter, with translation MDTEQGFIPDYIIILVLIMGSFGVMGGGLIAPALPAIAEAFQVSEGNIGLVLSLYTFAAAVSLPFIGYFLDKIGRRKVGLTCLFIDGIGGLVIILAPNYAILLIMRFLQGIGIAGLIPVAMTIFKDLFVGDEKLKLMGYLTGAISIGAVIIPSLGGFLASIDWRFVFAVYGLSLILGLIFLFKLPETSPLINSNSGDQVNSEIENSPLEYFKSLLDIFKISKIRNIMIHSLTIYFMLYALITFLPIYLVTGHGFSEFFSGLAISLQGLFSAILSSRASFIAKYLNWRQRSTLGYLLIGICFILLPFWPNSSYLVSLSFIIYGAGMGIVSPTIYNRATELPPPEISGLVISVFNTMKFIGMTLSPFLLGLILIFTELEAIFIGVGIMAFSWGFYTLKGYKKE, from the coding sequence TTGGATACAGAACAGGGTTTTATACCGGATTACATAATAATACTGGTTCTAATTATGGGCTCTTTTGGCGTTATGGGTGGAGGCTTAATAGCTCCAGCTTTACCTGCGATTGCTGAAGCTTTTCAGGTGTCAGAGGGTAATATAGGGCTGGTTTTAAGTCTTTATACTTTTGCTGCAGCAGTAAGTTTGCCCTTTATAGGTTATTTTTTAGATAAAATAGGTCGTCGCAAAGTTGGATTAACCTGTCTTTTTATTGATGGGATTGGGGGATTAGTTATTATACTTGCTCCTAATTATGCTATTTTGCTAATTATGAGATTTTTGCAGGGGATTGGGATCGCCGGATTAATACCTGTTGCTATGACAATCTTTAAGGATCTATTTGTTGGAGATGAGAAACTGAAATTGATGGGCTATCTAACAGGTGCTATTTCTATTGGAGCTGTAATAATACCATCACTGGGAGGATTTCTGGCCTCGATTGACTGGAGGTTTGTCTTTGCAGTTTATGGGCTTTCATTAATACTTGGCCTGATATTCTTATTTAAACTGCCGGAGACTTCTCCATTAATTAATAGTAATTCTGGCGATCAGGTTAATTCTGAGATTGAGAATTCTCCTCTGGAGTATTTTAAATCTCTGCTTGATATTTTTAAAATCTCTAAAATCAGAAATATTATGATTCATTCATTAACCATTTATTTTATGCTCTATGCTCTGATTACATTTTTGCCGATTTATCTTGTCACCGGCCATGGTTTTTCAGAGTTCTTCTCTGGACTGGCTATATCATTACAGGGTTTATTTAGTGCAATTCTATCTTCCAGGGCAAGTTTTATTGCTAAATATTTAAACTGGAGACAGCGTTCAACTTTAGGCTATTTATTGATCGGGATCTGTTTTATACTTCTGCCATTCTGGCCTAATAGCAGTTATCTGGTTAGTTTAAGTTTTATTATTTATGGAGCAGGGATGGGCATAGTCTCCCCAACAATTTATAATCGGGCTACAGAGTTACCGCCTCCAGAGATTTCAGGACTGGTGATTTCTGTTTTTAATACTATGAAATTTATTGGGATGACTTTATCGCCTTTTCTTTTAGGTCTGATCTTGATATTTACAGAGCTAGAAGCAATTTTTATTGGTGTTGGTATTATGGCATTTAGCTGGGGTTTTTATACTCTCAAAGGCTATAAAAAGGAGTGA
- a CDS encoding polysaccharide deacetylase family protein, with product MKNRYKVILIIVFILFFTITLNVESNNEAIILTYHHFVEDNPANSAEMSISDFKNQMEYLYDNNYNVISEDEFIKYSKEKSFPEKSVLLTFDDGYYSFYEYAYPVLKKYDFPAIVFPIISSMPGLENQPVYSDRLSFSDMRKLNTNSPTINIGSHSYNLHYYEDENPAIYQLENECCDDYNCRIRRDLRLSRDLLEDQLDKRDDLASLAWPYGYYTEKAEEIAKDLGYELIFKLGDRPYNPEEEIVSIPRYGVISGDLNHLKNILNDF from the coding sequence ATGAAAAATCGCTATAAAGTTATTTTAATTATCGTTTTTATATTATTTTTTACTATTACTTTAAATGTTGAAAGCAACAATGAGGCAATTATACTTACCTACCACCATTTTGTTGAAGATAATCCTGCAAATTCAGCAGAAATGTCCATTTCAGATTTCAAAAATCAAATGGAGTACCTTTATGATAACAATTATAATGTAATCAGTGAAGACGAATTCATAAAATATAGTAAAGAAAAGTCATTCCCAGAAAAATCAGTACTCCTAACCTTTGATGACGGTTATTATTCATTTTATGAATATGCCTATCCAGTCTTAAAAAAATATGATTTCCCGGCAATTGTCTTTCCAATTATAAGCAGTATGCCTGGGCTTGAAAATCAACCAGTCTATTCTGATAGATTATCATTTTCAGATATGAGAAAATTAAATACTAATTCACCAACAATTAATATTGGTTCCCATAGCTACAATTTACATTATTATGAAGATGAAAACCCGGCTATCTATCAACTGGAAAATGAATGCTGCGATGATTACAATTGCAGAATCAGAAGGGATTTAAGGCTTTCCAGAGACCTGCTTGAAGACCAGCTTGATAAAAGAGATGATCTAGCTTCTCTGGCCTGGCCCTATGGCTATTACACTGAAAAGGCCGAAGAAATCGCTAAAGATCTCGGTTATGAATTAATCTTTAAATTAGGAGATCGACCCTATAACCCTGAAGAAGAAATAGTCTCAATTCCCAGATATGGAGTTATCTCAGGCGATCTAAATCATCTTAAAAATATATTGAATGATTTCTAA
- a CDS encoding bifunctional 2',3'-cyclic-nucleotide 2'-phosphodiesterase/3'-nucleotidase — MSEDQNQEENSPKLTEKKVTRRDFIAKSGKVVAGAFAASMGMKYFAGSAMADSTSSLTLLTTTDEHQYIVPYDYMSDTERDNIGLSKVFTLIEEERAERENTMLLSAGDTIQGSLVGNYEFAVEPLEDGETQTIVKVFNHMGYQAAAVGNHELQDYGMPFFEKAVAGSEFPWLSANIKEVETGDHYVEPYTIVEQEIDGEIVKVGIFGATPPQTMLWGSDHVSGILDFEEIVDAAEEIMPELREEADIVIALAHTGIDDSPKDSADARENAAIYLSEVDGIDAMILGHNHRHLPGDFDGVEMVDNELGLINGIPAIMAGSWGDALGAIDLELGKQNGQWRIAEASVRLREIDENVASHQEIEELASDVHDNTVEYVRTPIGTAGIGIASFFSRVADSPVTQVVNDAQLWWAEKEFAEGDYSDLPILSAAAPFQAGREDAEYFTNVKEGDITIGDVTDIYIYDNEIRVMKVTGAEVIEWLERSAENFNQIDPDSTEVQDLLDGGFSAYNYDVIDGVDYEIDVTQPEGQRITNVMFDGEPIDEDQEFLVVTNDYRAGGGGGFGPTERMDPVYAPSGLVNREIIIEYIEELGTVTPTPTDNWRIKPVEVAGPVHFRSHPEAYEDIVPGLEGKIEFLELDENGMGVFDLDIANL, encoded by the coding sequence ATGTCAGAAGATCAAAATCAAGAAGAAAATTCACCGAAACTGACCGAAAAGAAAGTAACTCGCCGTGATTTTATTGCTAAATCCGGTAAGGTAGTTGCTGGTGCCTTTGCTGCCAGTATGGGAATGAAGTACTTTGCTGGATCTGCTATGGCAGATTCAACTTCAAGTCTCACTTTGTTAACGACCACTGATGAGCATCAGTATATAGTTCCTTATGACTATATGTCTGATACCGAGAGAGATAATATTGGATTGTCCAAGGTATTTACATTAATTGAAGAAGAAAGAGCAGAAAGAGAAAATACCATGCTTTTATCTGCAGGCGATACAATTCAGGGTAGCCTTGTTGGTAATTATGAATTTGCAGTTGAACCTTTAGAAGATGGTGAAACTCAAACTATCGTGAAGGTCTTTAACCATATGGGTTATCAGGCTGCTGCTGTTGGTAATCATGAGCTTCAGGATTATGGTATGCCTTTCTTTGAGAAGGCTGTTGCCGGTTCTGAATTCCCCTGGTTATCAGCTAACATAAAAGAGGTTGAGACAGGAGATCACTATGTTGAGCCTTATACAATTGTTGAACAGGAGATAGATGGTGAAATCGTAAAAGTCGGTATCTTTGGTGCCACTCCTCCACAGACTATGCTCTGGGGAAGCGATCATGTTAGTGGTATTTTAGATTTCGAAGAGATCGTTGATGCTGCTGAAGAAATTATGCCTGAACTTAGAGAAGAGGCAGATATTGTAATTGCTCTGGCCCATACCGGTATTGATGATTCTCCAAAAGACTCTGCAGATGCCAGAGAGAATGCAGCTATTTATTTATCAGAGGTTGATGGAATTGATGCCATGATTTTAGGTCATAATCACCGTCACCTACCAGGTGATTTTGATGGTGTTGAGATGGTTGATAACGAGCTTGGTCTAATCAATGGTATTCCAGCTATTATGGCCGGATCCTGGGGAGATGCCCTTGGAGCAATTGATCTTGAATTAGGTAAACAGAATGGCCAGTGGAGGATTGCTGAAGCCAGTGTTAGATTAAGAGAGATAGATGAAAATGTTGCATCTCATCAGGAGATTGAAGAATTGGCTTCAGATGTTCATGATAATACTGTTGAATATGTTAGAACTCCAATCGGAACTGCCGGGATCGGGATAGCTTCATTCTTCTCAAGAGTTGCTGATTCTCCAGTAACTCAGGTTGTTAATGATGCCCAGCTCTGGTGGGCTGAAAAAGAATTTGCTGAAGGCGATTATTCTGATCTGCCAATTCTGTCAGCTGCTGCTCCATTCCAGGCAGGCCGTGAAGATGCTGAATACTTCACCAATGTAAAAGAGGGAGATATTACAATTGGTGATGTAACTGATATCTATATCTATGATAACGAGATTAGAGTGATGAAGGTTACCGGTGCTGAAGTTATTGAATGGCTTGAAAGAAGTGCTGAGAACTTCAACCAGATTGATCCTGATTCCACTGAAGTTCAGGACTTGCTTGATGGTGGTTTCTCTGCTTATAATTATGATGTTATCGATGGTGTTGATTATGAAATAGATGTAACTCAGCCAGAGGGTCAGAGAATTACTAATGTCATGTTTGATGGTGAACCAATTGATGAAGATCAGGAATTCCTGGTTGTAACCAATGATTACCGTGCCGGTGGCGGCGGTGGCTTTGGTCCTACTGAAAGAATGGACCCGGTCTATGCCCCATCTGGATTAGTTAATAGAGAGATTATTATTGAGTATATTGAGGAACTAGGAACAGTTACTCCTACTCCAACAGATAACTGGAGAATCAAACCAGTTGAAGTTGCTGGACCTGTTCATTTCCGTTCCCACCCTGAAGCCTATGAAGATATCGTGCCTGGACTAGAGGGTAAGATAGAGTTCTTAGAGCTTGATGAAAATGGAATGGGAGTATTTGATCTGGATATTGCTAATCTTTAA
- a CDS encoding MBL fold metallo-hydrolase, producing the protein MLFEKIKSPGIAHISYLIGDGNEAIVVDPRRDIDIYLEKAVEEGYKITKIFETHRNEDYIIGSTELKAKTGAEIWHADEMLDYQYGKPVEDGQEFMVGRLKFEAMHTPGHTPGSMSYILYGYEGDPWMVFTGDALFAGDVGRIDFLGEENLEKTGSWLYDSIFNKILPLGDEVILCPAHGAGSVCASAISDREWTTLGIERKLNPKLQVDSKEEFIELHGEMLEYPPYFENMEASNLTGGDPLASYEKPAALSPDEFAEAMEDDDTYVLDVRMEVSYASAHVPGSISIPLQNLPSFVGWFIPVGAKVLLVTEGEYPEKAIKHLYRTGYDDILGYLSGGIISWHMAGKKSESVNTVTVDKLCTLLDTEPEDRFILDIRSEDEVESEGEIKDAENIHLTQLPEHYDELPEDVPLYIFCGSGLRSMTAASLLQNEGFINQRVVLGGLIAWNSTTCPIV; encoded by the coding sequence ATGTTATTTGAAAAGATTAAGTCCCCTGGTATTGCCCATATTTCGTATTTGATTGGTGATGGTAATGAGGCTATTGTTGTTGATCCAAGAAGAGATATCGATATTTACTTAGAAAAAGCAGTTGAAGAGGGTTACAAGATTACTAAGATTTTTGAGACCCACAGGAATGAGGATTATATTATCGGTTCAACTGAGCTTAAGGCTAAGACTGGAGCTGAGATCTGGCATGCCGATGAGATGCTTGATTATCAGTATGGCAAGCCTGTTGAGGATGGTCAGGAATTTATGGTTGGAAGATTGAAATTTGAGGCCATGCATACACCAGGACATACCCCTGGTTCTATGAGTTATATTCTTTATGGATATGAAGGCGACCCCTGGATGGTCTTTACTGGTGATGCCCTCTTTGCCGGTGATGTCGGTAGAATTGACTTTTTAGGTGAGGAGAATTTAGAAAAGACTGGAAGCTGGCTTTATGATTCTATTTTTAATAAGATTCTGCCATTAGGCGATGAAGTTATTCTCTGTCCTGCTCATGGGGCCGGGTCAGTCTGTGCTTCAGCAATTTCTGATAGGGAATGGACAACTCTTGGTATTGAGAGGAAGTTGAATCCTAAATTGCAGGTTGACAGTAAAGAGGAGTTTATTGAACTCCATGGCGAGATGCTTGAATATCCTCCATACTTTGAGAATATGGAAGCATCGAATCTGACTGGCGGGGATCCTTTAGCCAGTTATGAGAAGCCGGCGGCTTTATCTCCTGATGAATTTGCGGAGGCTATGGAAGATGATGACACCTATGTTCTAGATGTTAGAATGGAAGTTAGTTATGCCTCGGCCCATGTTCCAGGCTCTATTTCGATTCCACTGCAGAATCTGCCAAGTTTTGTTGGCTGGTTCATTCCAGTTGGGGCTAAAGTTCTGTTAGTAACTGAAGGTGAATATCCAGAGAAGGCTATTAAACATTTATATAGAACTGGCTATGATGATATTTTAGGTTATTTAAGTGGAGGTATTATTAGCTGGCATATGGCCGGGAAGAAGAGTGAATCAGTCAATACTGTTACTGTTGATAAGCTCTGTACCCTGCTTGATACCGAGCCTGAGGATCGCTTTATTCTTGATATCCGTTCTGAAGATGAGGTTGAGTCTGAAGGCGAGATTAAGGATGCTGAGAATATTCATTTAACTCAACTACCTGAACATTATGATGAGTTGCCTGAAGATGTTCCTTTATATATCTTCTGTGGTAGTGGCTTAAGATCGATGACAGCAGCCAGTTTATTACAGAATGAGGGCTTTATTAACCAGAGAGTTGTTTTAGGTGGCCTAATCGCCTGGAATTCAACGACCTGCCCGATTGTTTAA
- a CDS encoding SLC13 family permease, which yields MDFEIALTLIILVATIVLFITEAFRVDIIAMLVMLTLGWTGLITPAEAFSGLSSNAVIAIIAIMIIGYGMEQSGVMQKITRPLLAIAGKSEKKLTVILSLSAGAVSGLMQNIGVIALFLPVVRKMTRKLNLSLRKVLMPVGFAVILGGNLTMVGAGNLIILNDLLIQQGAAPFNLFAVFPIGLAVLLFGIGYFYLFGDRLLPADRKQGESFWEQQQKLISNWELATTVHTYKISEGCELLSKTLEESDLWSDYGLYLLALKEGDDISYAPWRFTRFAAGQEVIIMGEKDALCRFARDYELILEKEYDNYRENDELENTAFAELMIPPRSELAGKSIRDIAVRKNYFVNPVHLIRGEKEISGDFSDFNFCPGDTLVVYGPEENIRQLKSETDLILLTSLEPRKTEGNKPFIAIGSFLLSILLIILGFNLGLAFFTGAVLIILSGIVKLNEIYQAVDWKTVFLLTGLIPLGIAMENTGAAQYLANLIIMPLQDGPAFLILLAVALLASIFTLFMSNVAATVVLVPLVMIIGGEIGINPRGLALLAAVSASNSFILPTHQVNAFFMPAGDYKSRDYLKSGGFLSLAYILIASLMVYLFYI from the coding sequence ATGGATTTTGAGATAGCTTTAACCCTGATAATACTGGTGGCTACAATTGTATTATTTATAACTGAAGCCTTCAGGGTTGATATTATTGCAATGCTTGTTATGTTAACTCTGGGCTGGACAGGACTGATTACTCCAGCCGAGGCTTTTTCAGGGCTTTCCAGTAATGCTGTTATTGCTATTATTGCAATTATGATTATCGGTTATGGAATGGAACAGTCAGGTGTGATGCAAAAAATCACCAGACCGCTGCTGGCAATTGCCGGTAAGAGCGAGAAGAAACTGACGGTTATTCTGTCTTTATCTGCTGGGGCTGTTTCTGGCTTGATGCAGAATATTGGTGTGATTGCTCTCTTTCTGCCAGTGGTCCGGAAGATGACCAGGAAATTAAATCTATCGTTAAGAAAAGTCTTAATGCCAGTCGGATTCGCTGTGATTTTAGGCGGGAACCTGACTATGGTTGGAGCAGGCAATTTGATTATTCTTAATGATCTTTTGATTCAACAGGGTGCAGCGCCATTTAATCTCTTTGCAGTCTTTCCGATTGGACTGGCAGTCTTATTATTTGGGATTGGCTATTTTTACTTATTTGGCGATAGACTGCTGCCTGCAGATAGAAAGCAGGGTGAGAGTTTCTGGGAGCAGCAGCAGAAATTGATCTCTAACTGGGAGCTGGCTACGACTGTTCATACCTATAAAATTTCTGAGGGTTGTGAGCTTTTGAGTAAGACCCTTGAGGAATCAGATCTCTGGTCTGATTATGGTCTCTATCTCCTGGCTTTAAAGGAGGGGGATGATATTTCCTATGCTCCCTGGCGGTTTACCAGGTTTGCCGCTGGCCAGGAAGTTATTATTATGGGAGAAAAAGATGCTTTGTGCAGATTTGCCAGGGATTATGAATTGATTCTAGAGAAGGAGTATGATAATTACAGAGAGAATGATGAACTGGAGAATACTGCCTTTGCTGAATTGATGATACCTCCACGCTCTGAGCTGGCTGGTAAATCGATCAGGGATATTGCAGTCAGGAAGAATTATTTTGTCAATCCTGTCCATTTAATTAGAGGTGAAAAGGAGATAAGTGGAGATTTCTCTGACTTTAATTTTTGTCCTGGTGATACCCTGGTTGTTTATGGCCCTGAGGAGAATATCAGGCAGTTAAAGTCTGAGACTGACCTGATACTCCTGACTTCCCTTGAACCCAGGAAGACTGAAGGGAATAAGCCATTTATTGCGATTGGATCATTTTTATTATCTATTTTACTTATTATTTTAGGTTTTAATTTAGGGCTGGCATTCTTTACTGGAGCCGTCTTAATTATTTTATCTGGAATTGTGAAGCTTAATGAGATTTATCAGGCTGTTGATTGGAAGACTGTCTTTTTGTTGACTGGACTTATTCCGCTAGGCATTGCTATGGAGAATACAGGGGCTGCTCAATATCTTGCTAATTTGATAATTATGCCCCTTCAGGATGGCCCGGCCTTCTTAATTTTACTGGCGGTGGCTCTGCTGGCAAGTATCTTTACATTGTTTATGTCGAATGTTGCTGCGACTGTTGTGCTTGTTCCTCTGGTTATGATAATTGGCGGTGAGATCGGGATTAACCCAAGAGGTCTGGCTCTGCTGGCTGCTGTTTCGGCCTCTAATTCATTTATTTTGCCGACCCATCAGGTTAATGCTTTCTTTATGCCTGCCGGCGATTATAAGAGTCGGGATTATCTGAAATCTGGAGGTTTTCTGTCTTTAGCTTATATTTTGATTGCAAGTCTGATGGTTTATTTATTTTATATTTAA